One window of Gemmatimonas aurantiaca genomic DNA carries:
- a CDS encoding molybdopterin cofactor-binding domain-containing protein: MATMIDPTSTPTPAAASESSANATTNATANTAASTGFSRRDFLRVSALAGGGILLASYAEPLEALQRLGTGTAPVADPMLSAYIRLTADNIVTITAKNPEIGQGIKTMLPMLIAEEFDVDWKNVRVEQADFDPTKYQAQIAGGSTATPTNWLPMRRVGAAGRAMILAAAAKEWNVPFGELETDRGVVHHRASKKQATYGALAATAATMTPPALETVPLKDPRNFRIIGKRTTTVGIRDITTGKPIFGIDVSVPGMHYATFVKAPVYAAKVASANLDVIKAQPGVTHAFVVEGTANLQGLMPGVAIVGRNWWQVQKAREKLVVQWAAHPTSQQSSAGWAAKAKEFFASPPHRTIRNDGDFDAAIKNAVKVVDAEYTYPFIAHATLEPQNCTARFNADGTCEMWTTSQTPQGGRALVASTLGIPEDKVRMHMMRAGGGFGRRLYNDPLVEAAWIAREAGVPVKLLWNRTDDLQHDMFRPGGFHKFTGGIDASGKLVAFRNHCATFGEGERFAPSAEMTPAEYPARFVPNLRMDVSVMPLGMPTGALRAPRSNALSFAFQSFIDECAAAAGKDPIQFRIDMLKAEIPPAQPYTPQQQAGLMDAQRVIGVLEMVRDVSGWGKTTLPKGTGMGVAFYFSHRGYFAEVVKATVSKAGQVTVNKVWAVGDVGSEIINPNHAEQQTQGAVLDALGQAYGQEITFTDGKADQTNFAPPTLAAGSAANFSMLRIRQVPPEVEVHWKKTDFAPTGIGEPAMPPFIPALMGAIHQATGKRVRQIPLSKVDLRWS; this comes from the coding sequence ATGGCGACGATGATCGATCCCACGAGCACACCCACTCCGGCAGCCGCGTCCGAATCGTCGGCGAACGCCACGACGAACGCTACGGCGAACACCGCCGCGTCGACCGGCTTCTCGCGCCGCGATTTCCTGCGCGTGAGTGCGCTGGCCGGCGGCGGCATTCTGCTGGCCAGCTACGCGGAACCGCTCGAAGCCCTGCAGCGCCTGGGCACCGGTACGGCACCCGTCGCCGATCCCATGCTGAGCGCGTACATCCGCCTCACCGCCGACAACATCGTCACGATCACGGCGAAGAATCCCGAGATCGGTCAGGGTATCAAGACGATGTTGCCCATGCTGATCGCCGAGGAATTCGACGTGGACTGGAAGAACGTCCGCGTCGAGCAGGCCGACTTCGATCCCACCAAGTATCAGGCGCAGATTGCCGGCGGCTCCACCGCCACGCCCACCAACTGGCTGCCCATGCGTCGTGTGGGTGCGGCCGGTCGCGCGATGATTCTCGCCGCCGCGGCGAAGGAGTGGAACGTGCCCTTCGGTGAGCTGGAGACCGACAGGGGCGTCGTGCACCATCGTGCATCGAAGAAGCAGGCCACCTACGGCGCACTGGCTGCCACGGCCGCCACGATGACGCCCCCCGCGCTCGAAACGGTGCCGCTCAAGGATCCTCGGAACTTCCGCATCATCGGCAAGCGCACCACCACGGTGGGTATCCGGGACATCACCACCGGCAAGCCGATCTTCGGTATCGACGTCTCCGTGCCCGGCATGCATTACGCCACGTTCGTGAAAGCGCCGGTGTATGCCGCCAAGGTCGCCAGCGCCAACCTCGACGTGATCAAGGCGCAGCCCGGGGTGACGCATGCGTTCGTGGTGGAAGGCACCGCGAATCTGCAGGGCCTCATGCCCGGCGTGGCCATCGTGGGGCGGAACTGGTGGCAGGTGCAGAAGGCCCGCGAGAAGCTGGTGGTGCAGTGGGCCGCGCATCCCACGTCGCAGCAGTCGAGTGCCGGCTGGGCCGCGAAAGCCAAGGAGTTCTTCGCATCGCCACCGCACCGCACCATTCGCAACGACGGCGACTTCGATGCGGCCATCAAGAATGCCGTGAAGGTGGTGGATGCGGAGTACACCTACCCGTTCATCGCGCACGCCACGCTCGAACCGCAGAACTGCACCGCGCGATTCAATGCCGACGGCACCTGCGAGATGTGGACCACATCGCAGACGCCGCAGGGCGGCCGGGCCCTCGTAGCCAGCACGCTCGGGATTCCCGAAGACAAGGTGCGCATGCACATGATGCGGGCCGGTGGCGGCTTCGGTCGTCGTCTGTACAACGACCCGCTCGTGGAAGCCGCGTGGATCGCCCGCGAAGCCGGTGTGCCGGTCAAGCTGTTGTGGAACCGCACCGACGATCTGCAGCACGACATGTTCCGCCCCGGTGGCTTCCACAAGTTCACCGGTGGTATCGACGCCAGCGGCAAGCTGGTGGCGTTCCGCAATCACTGCGCGACGTTTGGTGAAGGTGAGCGTTTTGCGCCCAGCGCCGAGATGACGCCCGCGGAGTACCCGGCGCGGTTCGTGCCGAATCTCAGGATGGACGTATCGGTCATGCCACTCGGCATGCCCACGGGCGCTCTGCGTGCCCCGCGCTCCAACGCGCTGTCGTTTGCCTTCCAGAGCTTCATCGACGAATGCGCCGCCGCCGCGGGCAAGGACCCCATTCAGTTCCGCATCGACATGCTGAAGGCGGAGATCCCGCCCGCACAGCCGTACACGCCGCAGCAGCAGGCGGGCCTGATGGATGCGCAGCGGGTGATCGGTGTGCTGGAGATGGTGCGCGACGTGTCGGGGTGGGGAAAGACCACGCTGCCCAAGGGCACCGGCATGGGCGTGGCCTTCTACTTCAGTCATCGCGGATACTTCGCCGAAGTGGTGAAGGCCACCGTGAGCAAGGCCGGTCAGGTGACCGTGAACAAGGTCTGGGCCGTGGGTGATGTGGGAAGTGAGATCATCAACCCCAATCACGCCGAACAGCAGACGCAGGGCGCCGTGCTGGATGCCCTGGGTCAGGCATACGGTCAGGAGATCACCTTCACCGATGGCAAGGCCGATCAGACCAACTTTGCGCCGCCCACGCTGGCCGCCGGATCCGCGGCGAACTTCTCGATGCTGCGGATCCGTCAGGTGCCACCGGAGGTGGAAGTGCATTGGAAGAAGACCGACTTTGCGCCCACCGGCATCGGTGAACCCGCGATGCCGCCCTTCATCCCGGCACTGATGGGCGCCATCCATCAGGCCACCGGCAAGCGCGTGCGACAGATTCCCCTGTCGAAGGTCGACCTTCGCTGGAGCTGA
- a CDS encoding alpha-D-glucose phosphate-specific phosphoglucomutase, with translation MNDITIVPTSPFADQRPGTSGLRKRTPVFQQPHYLENFVQALLDEAALTSTQTLVVGGDGRFHNREAIGVIVRMAAANGIRHVIVGRGGLLSTPAASHLIRTGAHGGIILSASHNPGGPDGDFGIKYNTANGGPAPESFTNKVAERAAALTSYRVAELPAFDLDVLGVQQLGTLTLDVVDPVTAYASLMETLFDFDAIRALLAGGFTMRFDAMHAITGPYAVEILERRLGAPAGTVINGTPLPDFGGGHPDPNLTYAHDLVEELFGQTAPDFGAASDGDGDRNMILGKRFFVTPSDSLAVLAANATLVPGYRDGLAGVARSMPTSAAVDAVAAKLGIPCYETPTGWKFFGNLLDAGRITLCGEESFGTGSNHVREKDGLWAVLFWLNVVAARGESVEQIVREHWAGYGRNYYTRYDYEGVPTDAANGVMAHLRAQLASLPGQLLGHRVVGAADDFSYTDPVDASVSARQGIRILFADGARIVFRLSGTGTEGATIRVYIEARETAPDRLGMATAEALAELVTTALAVSEMVKRTGRDAPTVIT, from the coding sequence ATGAACGACATCACGATCGTCCCCACGTCCCCGTTCGCTGACCAGCGGCCGGGGACGTCCGGTTTGCGGAAGCGCACGCCGGTGTTTCAGCAGCCGCACTATCTCGAAAACTTCGTGCAGGCCCTGCTGGACGAAGCCGCGCTCACGTCCACGCAGACGCTGGTGGTCGGTGGCGATGGACGGTTTCACAACCGGGAGGCCATCGGCGTGATCGTACGCATGGCCGCGGCCAACGGCATCCGTCATGTGATCGTGGGGCGCGGCGGATTGTTGTCCACACCGGCCGCCTCCCATCTCATTCGCACGGGTGCGCATGGCGGGATTATCCTGTCCGCCAGTCACAACCCCGGCGGCCCTGACGGCGATTTTGGCATCAAGTACAACACCGCCAACGGCGGCCCCGCCCCCGAATCGTTCACCAACAAGGTGGCCGAACGTGCGGCGGCATTGACGTCCTATCGTGTGGCGGAGTTGCCGGCGTTCGATCTGGATGTACTGGGTGTGCAGCAACTCGGCACGCTGACACTGGACGTCGTGGATCCGGTGACGGCCTATGCCTCGCTCATGGAAACGCTGTTCGATTTTGACGCCATTCGTGCGCTGCTGGCGGGCGGATTCACCATGCGTTTCGACGCCATGCATGCCATCACCGGACCCTACGCCGTGGAGATTCTGGAGCGACGGCTCGGAGCCCCGGCAGGGACCGTCATCAACGGCACGCCATTGCCAGACTTTGGCGGCGGGCACCCCGACCCCAACCTCACCTACGCGCACGACCTGGTGGAAGAACTGTTCGGGCAGACCGCGCCCGATTTTGGCGCCGCCTCGGATGGGGATGGTGACCGCAACATGATCCTCGGCAAGCGATTCTTCGTCACGCCGAGCGACAGTCTTGCCGTGCTGGCTGCCAATGCCACGCTGGTGCCGGGATATCGTGATGGGCTGGCCGGCGTGGCGCGTTCGATGCCCACCAGCGCCGCGGTGGATGCCGTCGCGGCGAAGCTCGGTATCCCGTGTTACGAAACGCCCACGGGTTGGAAGTTCTTCGGCAATCTGCTGGACGCCGGTCGCATCACGCTGTGTGGCGAAGAGAGCTTTGGCACGGGCAGCAACCACGTGCGCGAAAAAGACGGCCTGTGGGCCGTGCTGTTCTGGCTCAACGTGGTGGCCGCACGTGGAGAGAGCGTGGAGCAGATCGTGCGGGAGCACTGGGCTGGATACGGGCGCAATTATTACACGCGCTACGACTACGAGGGTGTGCCCACGGACGCCGCGAACGGTGTCATGGCGCACCTGCGGGCGCAGCTCGCGTCGTTACCCGGACAGCTGCTGGGTCACCGTGTGGTCGGCGCGGCAGACGATTTTTCCTATACCGATCCGGTGGATGCATCGGTGAGCGCCAGGCAGGGCATCCGCATCCTGTTCGCGGACGGTGCGCGCATCGTGTTTCGCCTGTCCGGCACCGGCACGGAAGGTGCGACCATCCGGGTGTACATCGAAGCGCGGGAAACCGCGCCCGATCGGTTGGGCATGGCCACCGCCGAAGCGCTCGCCGAACTGGTGACGACGGCGCTCGCCGTGAGTGAGATGGTCAAGCGAACGGGAAGAGACGCACCGACGGTGATAACCTGA
- a CDS encoding ligase-associated DNA damage response exonuclease, translated as MQLLTVTEHGLHCPVGDFHIDPWAPVPRAVVTHAHGDHLTWGCDNYLVSRDGESITRERLGQWARGLESVPYGEPRVINGVRVSLHPAGHILGSAQVRVEYRGEVWVVSGDYKIDPDPTCTPWEPVRCHTFITESTFGLPIYRWPSQQQVLSDINAWWARNAEAGRVSLLCGYALGKAQRLLAGLDASIGPILTHGAVERMTALYRNAGVALPPTRYALDALRDGDTGSALLIAPPSAAGTSWVRRFGDVRTAFASGWMRVRGARRQRGVDAGFTLSDHVDWPQLLTAIDATDASQVWVTHGFTNTVVQWLVEQGRDARVLPTRWGDAEDAEAPGETNATGEHAADESTVDGSAP; from the coding sequence ATGCAACTGCTGACCGTCACCGAGCACGGTCTCCATTGTCCGGTCGGTGACTTCCACATCGACCCGTGGGCACCGGTCCCGCGGGCCGTGGTCACACATGCGCATGGCGACCATCTCACCTGGGGATGTGACAACTATCTCGTCTCACGCGATGGCGAGAGCATCACACGGGAGCGCCTGGGTCAGTGGGCGCGTGGCCTCGAGTCCGTTCCGTACGGTGAGCCCCGTGTCATCAATGGCGTACGGGTTTCCCTTCATCCGGCCGGACACATACTCGGCTCGGCACAGGTGCGCGTGGAGTATCGTGGCGAAGTGTGGGTGGTGTCGGGTGATTACAAGATCGACCCCGATCCCACCTGCACCCCATGGGAACCGGTGCGATGTCATACGTTCATCACCGAAAGCACATTCGGCTTGCCTATCTATCGATGGCCGTCGCAGCAGCAGGTGTTGAGCGATATCAATGCCTGGTGGGCCCGGAACGCGGAAGCCGGCCGTGTCTCGCTGCTGTGCGGATACGCGCTGGGCAAAGCGCAGCGTCTGTTGGCGGGCCTCGATGCATCCATCGGACCCATTCTCACGCATGGCGCGGTGGAACGCATGACGGCGCTGTACCGGAATGCGGGCGTGGCATTGCCTCCCACGCGTTACGCCCTGGACGCACTGCGCGACGGGGATACGGGCAGCGCCCTGCTGATCGCGCCGCCGAGTGCGGCAGGCACCAGTTGGGTGCGCCGGTTCGGTGATGTCCGTACGGCGTTTGCCAGTGGATGGATGCGCGTGCGTGGCGCCCGACGTCAACGCGGCGTGGATGCGGGGTTCACCCTGTCCGACCATGTGGACTGGCCACAACTGCTCACGGCAATCGATGCCACAGATGCCAGTCAGGTGTGGGTGACCCATGGTTTCACGAACACCGTAGTGCAATGGCTCGTGGAGCAGGGACGGGATGCACGTGTGCTGCCGACCCGTTGGGGTGACGCAGAGGATGCGGAGGCCCCCGGGGAGACGAACGCCACCGGTGAACATGCGGCAGACGAATCCACCGTCGATGGATCTGCACCGTGA